In the Clarias gariepinus isolate MV-2021 ecotype Netherlands chromosome 10, CGAR_prim_01v2, whole genome shotgun sequence genome, tacctgaCACAGTAAAATATGCTTACTTTATCCACGCGGtatagcattttttaaaagccaTGCAGATTAATCCATAAATTTTACGTAGGgggtaacaaacaaacaaacaaacacatacgtTATTCAGGCTTTAAGAAATGGCCTAATGAACAAGCTATTGTATAACCAACCAAGATGAGTCAGAATTATAATTTTGTATTAATGTATATTTGTGCTCTGACACAATAAGTTGGAATTTGAACCTGatctaaaaacataaaaacattagtTATTGTCATTCTGTTTGATTTTTAGCCTGCTGTCTACGATAAAATGTCTTCTATAATTAACTAAGTTTCATGAACAGCAACAAAAATACTtcttctttcttactttttttttttaatatttactttacacagcatgaaaaatgtattttctgGAAACCACAATCATATCAATTCAATTTTAGAATGCCCCACAAAAACtaacttttgtaaaataaccTTTACATTTGTagaataaatgtaaatcttAATGTAGAAAATATTAGGCtgttacaaacaaacaaattttttttttttttaaatgtgacgATGTCGGTGACCAGCACTGATCATATGTTAGTCACTGGCAGTATCTGATTACATTATCCTCTCTCCCAGTTCTGTTATGATGGACGATGATGTTACATGGCATCGCTGGTCAATTAAATCGGGTTAAGTGAATTATTTGTTGCCATCCTTTACTGCATATGTGTAAtaaatttttgtaataaatctaCTCATTGTCTTCTGCACATGATACACAAACATTAATCTTTCTCCATCGGTCTTAATAATTCACCTTTGTTATAAGATTCAGGATGTGATGGATGATGTTATCTGCACAGATGTGAGTCAGCTGTGTGAACAGCAGTGGGCTCGGCACACGCGCGCTGGGGGAAGCGTTACTTGGCGCATCGGTTCTGAAGATGCTGCACTGACTAAAGGTTCCTCAGTTATATGTAAACCGGAGGGGACTGTATAGTTGGAAATCTGAGTAAGATGAAGATCTCCCCGCTTAGGCTTACGTATTGCTTTGTCTATCAGCTGGTGTAGTTTACCTGAGCATCAGCTCCTTCTGTCACGAGGATAGCGTTTTTACCTGATCTTAACAATGGGATcaaacattttgaaataaacatcaaGCTTATGAGCTCATACTTAAGATTACATAAAGGCTGCCTGGtctggtaataataatatttatataatgatgGCATCTGACAGCCTCATAGCCCAACAATTAAGTGGTTAGATTGCACAAGCCTAATATCTACCTCCATGAAGATATTTCTATACCCGTATGGTCAACCCAAGTGTAATAAAAaacttgatttgtttttataattcaAAGGCAGTGTGCTATATGTTATTAATTTGTTTCTCTCGCTCCCTCTCAACAGGAACTACTACTACATCACGATTCTGCGGGACCCGGTGTCGCGCTACCTAAGCGAGTGGCGTCACGTGCAGCGCGGTGCCACGTGGAAGGCCtcactgcatgtgtgtgatggACGGGCGCCTACTCTGGCGGAGCTTCCCAGCTGCTATACGGGTGATGACTGGTCAGGCTGTTCTCTCGCCGAGTTCATGGCATGCCCCTACAATTTGGCCAACAATCGTCAGACTCGCATGCTAGCCGACCTAAGCCTCGTGGGCTGCTACAACGCGTCGATCATGAGCGAGCAGCAGCGTGGCTCCGTGTTACTAGAAAGCGCCAAGCGTAACCTCAGACGCATGGCTTTCTATGGACTGACCGAGTACCAGCGCAAGACGCAGTACTTGTTTGAGCGTACCTTCCGCCTGGCCTTCATCGCACCCTTCACGCAGCTCAATGGCACACGTGCCGCCAGCGTTGACGTCCCTTCCGAGACACAACAGCGCATTCGTGAACTCAACGCCTGGGACGTGGAGCTGTACGAGTACGCACGTGACCTCTTCCTGCAGCGCTTTCAGTACGCACGGCAGAAGGAGCGACGCCAGGCTCGCCAACGACGCCAGCAGGAGAGGCGTAGGCTGCGTGCCAAGGTGCCACACTGGACAGGGGGGGAGGCGACTAAACCCACCAGAACCCCACCACAAACGAGGCAGACTTTAGCTACCAGGTTTGCTGAGCCAAAGCAGGATGAGACAGGGAAAACTCTGGAAGAAGATATAGGACTGGAATCTGAAGACCCATGGTGGGAGGACGATGACGAGAATGAAACCATAGAGGACTATTTGGACAACGTGGAGCAATGGTGATTTTTCCAAAAGGCATTAAAAGCAACAGAAATGAGTGGAAGTTGCCGAACAGTGCATTTTCTActtatttaaacaacaaaacactGATTTTATGCTCTAGATTAGCACATAGagaaaaaaagtgcatttgttTGTGTTGGATAGACTCGAATAGGAACACTAAGGAGTAATTTGTGCTGGTGTCTGCCTTTTTTAATGTCGCACAAAATCCATGCGCACTGCAATCCTCCCTACGTACCAGTGTACCTTAAAGTCCTTAACTGAATTTATGTTGTTGAAAATGCTATCGAAtcaaagaggtttttttttctttatggttattattttttttttattaattatttgaatttTCACTACGACATTTGATTGTAGGTGGCGGTGTGATATTTTCTAGCATTCTTACTGTACTGATTATGTAGCCTCTGGCTTCAATATAAAATCTTGTAGCAAATCACATTATTTGTAACTCTTAACATAAGCTATATTATGGATTGTATGAAAAGgtatgtgtgtgaatatgcTGGTAATCGAATGCAATTTGTTGCTACTCAAATAAATTTTGATATTAATTGTAACATTGGTACATGACCACTGAAATTTGGGTATTATCATTTTGATTAGTTGGTGATTTCAACTTAGCTTATGCTAACGTTATTTGTAAATGAAGAATATGCTTCATAGTTGTGGGTGAACAGAGGGCAAAACTGGGCACGGGGGAACAAAGTGTGAgggagaaatttttttttttttgtatatttttattaatgaaatggTTTCTAAAGATGTGCTGCTGCTACATATTTGTGCTATGTGTTTATTCTAAACAAAACAATGCTCAATCCACGCCTCgccgtctgtgtgcatggagtttgcatgttttcctctTGCTTGTTGgcttttctctgggtactctggttttctcccacggtccaaaaacattcaaaattgCCCATTTTTGGGGAATGGGTGTCCTGTGATGGGTTGTCACCCCATCTCGAGTCCTTTATTTCATGCTCTAAATCTCCACAGAA is a window encoding:
- the hs6st2 gene encoding heparan-sulfate 6-O-sulfotransferase 2, with product MDEKSSYSRVLVALLMLLLFGVIVLQYVCPGSECQLLHLGSFSELRGGSDGRDGDPYVAEDGALARFVPRFNFTPQDLDRVVDFNIKGDDVIVFLHIQKTGGTTFGRHLVRNIQLERPCECHVGQKKCTCYRPGKKETWLFSRFSTGWSCGLHADWTELTNCVPNKMNSREAPQIRRNTRNYYYITILRDPVSRYLSEWRHVQRGATWKASLHVCDGRAPTLAELPSCYTGDDWSGCSLAEFMACPYNLANNRQTRMLADLSLVGCYNASIMSEQQRGSVLLESAKRNLRRMAFYGLTEYQRKTQYLFERTFRLAFIAPFTQLNGTRAASVDVPSETQQRIRELNAWDVELYEYARDLFLQRFQYARQKERRQARQRRQQERRRLRAKVPHWTGGEATKPTRTPPQTRQTLATRFAEPKQDETGKTLEEDIGLESEDPWWEDDDENETIEDYLDNVEQW